One part of the Brachyspira sp. SAP_772 genome encodes these proteins:
- the nusB gene encoding transcription antitermination factor NusB — MSEEINNNEEVNELNNEAPKKAIKKKVIVKSKEKIKDLDLSKYGTRRQARIYAVMALYSYEINEKKANINEILNFEYDDKKAANSSFTKELVEGTINNLEKIDSIIEKYSKNWNISRIQYVDKSIIRMSIYSLIYLKDIPKSVVIDEAVEIAKIFGDKDSYKFVNGILDAIQEEDIQQKN, encoded by the coding sequence AAGAAGTAAATGAACTAAATAATGAAGCACCTAAAAAAGCTATCAAGAAAAAAGTAATAGTTAAATCTAAAGAAAAAATAAAAGATTTAGATTTATCAAAATATGGCACAAGAAGACAGGCTAGAATATATGCAGTTATGGCTTTATATTCATATGAAATAAATGAAAAAAAAGCAAATATAAATGAAATATTAAATTTTGAATATGATGATAAAAAAGCAGCTAATAGTAGTTTTACTAAAGAGCTCGTTGAAGGCACTATAAACAATTTAGAAAAAATCGACAGCATTATAGAAAAATATTCTAAAAACTGGAACATTTCAAGAATACAATATGTAGATAAATCTATAATAAGAATGTCTATATATTCACTTATATATTTAAAAGATATACCAAAGTCTGTAGTAATAGATGAGGCTGTAGAAATAGCTAAAATATTTGGTGATAAAGATTCTTATAAATTTGTTAATGGGATTTTAGATGCAATACAAGAAGAAGATATACAACAAAAAAATTGA